The Streptomyces sp. NBC_00224 genome has a window encoding:
- a CDS encoding ABC transporter substrate-binding protein has translation MNRKTLVLPAVVGLLAPVLAACGGAGSGGGGKAIVVGTTDQFVVTKDAPAPFDPAYAYDTGAWNVLRQTVQMLVHVPRGGGEPVPDAASSCSFTDKENESYRCKLRSGIKFADGSKLTAADVHYSIQRVLNIKDGNGPVALLENIDTMETKGDDEIVFHLKTPDATFPYKLATPAAAIVQKDKYRPKALRGGFEVDGSGPYTLKAEYDGDKVVKAVFSKNPHYKGDLKVNNDKVELRSFADADSMGAELESGKIDLMTRSMSPDQIQKYSVTPPKNVNLVEMPGLEIRYLGFNTNDPSVKNKAVRQAMAAVVDRGALASKVYGATAEPLYSLIPTSIAGHTNSFFNKYGEPSKQKASAILKAANVSTPVKLTLNYTSDHYGPGTAKEFSILRDQLNSTGLFATTLKATDWPKYRPAQKAGEYAVYGLGWFPDFPDPDNYVAPFLGRDNFLNSPYSNVEVRNTLIPESRVAADRNQASKPFEKIQDIVANDVPVLPLWQGKQYVAARSEITGTEWALNSSADLQLWELGRGVK, from the coding sequence ATGAACCGCAAGACTTTGGTGCTGCCGGCCGTAGTGGGCCTGCTCGCCCCCGTACTCGCCGCATGTGGCGGGGCAGGAAGTGGGGGCGGCGGCAAGGCCATCGTCGTGGGCACCACGGACCAGTTCGTGGTCACCAAGGACGCGCCCGCTCCCTTCGACCCGGCCTACGCGTACGACACCGGTGCCTGGAACGTGCTGCGCCAGACCGTGCAGATGCTCGTCCACGTCCCGCGCGGCGGCGGCGAGCCCGTCCCGGACGCGGCCTCCAGCTGCTCGTTCACCGACAAGGAGAACGAGAGCTACCGCTGCAAGCTGCGCAGCGGCATCAAGTTCGCCGACGGCTCCAAGCTGACCGCCGCCGACGTCCACTACTCCATCCAGCGCGTCCTGAACATCAAGGACGGCAACGGTCCCGTCGCGCTCCTTGAGAACATCGACACGATGGAGACCAAGGGCGACGACGAGATCGTCTTCCATCTGAAGACCCCGGACGCCACCTTCCCGTACAAGCTCGCGACGCCCGCCGCCGCGATCGTGCAGAAGGACAAGTACCGGCCGAAGGCGCTGCGCGGCGGCTTCGAGGTCGACGGCTCCGGCCCGTACACCCTCAAGGCCGAGTACGACGGCGACAAGGTCGTCAAGGCCGTCTTCAGCAAGAACCCCCATTACAAGGGGGACTTGAAGGTCAACAACGACAAGGTCGAGCTGCGCTCGTTCGCCGACGCCGATTCCATGGGCGCCGAGCTGGAGTCCGGCAAGATCGACCTGATGACGCGTTCCATGTCGCCGGACCAGATCCAGAAGTACTCGGTCACCCCGCCGAAGAACGTCAACCTGGTCGAGATGCCCGGCCTGGAAATCCGTTACCTGGGCTTCAACACCAACGACCCGTCGGTGAAGAACAAGGCCGTCCGCCAGGCGATGGCCGCCGTCGTCGACCGCGGCGCGCTGGCCTCCAAGGTGTACGGGGCGACCGCCGAGCCGCTCTACTCGCTCATCCCGACCTCGATCGCCGGGCACACCAACTCGTTCTTCAACAAGTACGGCGAGCCGAGCAAGCAGAAGGCCTCCGCCATTCTGAAGGCCGCGAATGTGTCCACCCCGGTGAAGCTCACGCTGAACTACACGAGCGACCACTACGGCCCGGGCACCGCCAAGGAGTTCTCGATCCTGCGGGACCAGCTGAACTCCACCGGCCTGTTCGCCACCACGCTCAAGGCGACCGACTGGCCCAAGTACCGCCCGGCCCAGAAGGCCGGCGAGTACGCCGTCTACGGCCTCGGCTGGTTCCCCGACTTCCCGGACCCGGACAACTACGTCGCGCCCTTCCTCGGCCGCGACAACTTCCTCAACTCGCCGTATTCCAACGTCGAGGTGCGCAACACCCTGATCCCGGAATCCCGCGTCGCGGCCGACCGCAACCAGGCCTCCAAGCCGTTCGAGAAGATCCAGGACATCGTCGCCAACGACGTCCCCGTACTGCCGCTGTGGCAGGGCAAGCAGTACGTCGCCGCCCGCAGCGAGATCACGGGCACCGAGTGGGCGCTCAACTCCTCCGCCGACCTCCAGCTCTGGGAGCTGGGCCGCGGCGTGAAGTAA
- a CDS encoding ABC transporter substrate-binding protein: MKIRNRWLTAPLAAGLAAGLLSGCGSEDGSSSGSGASVVMGMSDDILATDPASGYDPGSWLLFNNVFQSLLSFPKGSTAPQPEAAERCSFDKGGSQVFRCTLRSGLKFSNGHALTSEDVKFSFQRVLKINDANGPAPLLSTLGKIDTPNEQTVVFHLKVPDATFPSKIASGAGSIVDHETYPADKLRTDGKAVGSGVYKLDAFGEKQASFSVNSSYKGNAKVKNSGMTMKLFHGRQKDLADALKNGDVDLAYRGLTAKDIADLQATSVVDKKGVKVVEGTSAEVQHLVFNMNDAVAGKPAVRKAIAYLVDREALVRDVYKSTATPLYSIVPSGITAHSTSLFDMYGGSPQPAKAKQVLHKAGITGKVKLTLWSTPIRYGPGTDDEMRAIAKQLNASGLFDAEVQSVEFKQYEKDIAAGKYGVYVKGWIPDYPDPDNFTSPFFGKDNVLSNHYVNKAITDEIIPSTAATEDRSATEADFARLQDLVAADLPLLPLWQGKQYAVAREGVVGLEWTLDPSTVFRFWEISKN; this comes from the coding sequence GTGAAGATACGGAACCGATGGCTGACGGCCCCGCTCGCCGCGGGGCTGGCAGCCGGTCTCCTCAGCGGCTGCGGCTCGGAGGACGGGTCCTCGTCCGGGAGCGGCGCGTCGGTGGTCATGGGAATGTCGGACGACATCCTGGCCACCGACCCGGCCTCCGGTTACGACCCGGGCTCCTGGCTGCTGTTCAACAACGTCTTCCAGTCGCTGCTCAGCTTCCCCAAGGGGAGCACCGCCCCGCAGCCCGAGGCGGCCGAGCGCTGCTCGTTCGACAAGGGCGGCTCCCAGGTCTTCCGCTGCACCCTGCGCTCCGGTCTGAAGTTCTCCAACGGCCACGCGCTGACCTCCGAGGACGTCAAGTTCTCGTTCCAGCGGGTACTGAAGATCAACGACGCCAACGGGCCCGCGCCGCTGCTCTCCACCCTGGGCAAGATCGACACCCCGAACGAGCAGACCGTCGTCTTCCACCTCAAGGTGCCGGACGCCACCTTCCCCAGCAAGATCGCCTCCGGTGCCGGCTCGATCGTCGACCACGAGACGTACCCGGCGGACAAGCTGCGCACCGACGGCAAGGCGGTCGGCTCGGGCGTCTACAAGCTGGACGCGTTCGGCGAGAAGCAGGCGAGCTTCTCGGTCAACTCCAGCTACAAGGGCAATGCCAAGGTCAAGAACTCCGGCATGACCATGAAGCTCTTCCACGGCCGGCAGAAGGACCTGGCGGACGCGCTGAAGAACGGCGACGTGGACCTCGCCTACCGCGGTCTCACCGCCAAGGACATCGCCGACCTCCAGGCCACCAGCGTGGTGGACAAGAAGGGCGTCAAGGTCGTCGAGGGCACCAGCGCCGAGGTCCAGCACCTGGTCTTCAACATGAACGACGCGGTCGCCGGCAAGCCCGCCGTCCGCAAGGCCATCGCCTACCTCGTCGACCGCGAGGCGCTGGTGCGCGACGTCTACAAGTCGACCGCGACGCCGCTCTATTCGATCGTCCCGTCCGGCATCACCGCGCACAGCACCTCGCTGTTCGACATGTACGGCGGCAGCCCGCAGCCCGCGAAGGCCAAGCAGGTCCTGCACAAGGCCGGCATCACCGGCAAGGTGAAGCTCACCCTGTGGTCCACGCCCATCCGCTACGGACCGGGCACCGACGACGAGATGCGGGCCATCGCCAAGCAGCTCAACGCGAGCGGGCTGTTCGACGCCGAGGTGCAGTCCGTCGAGTTCAAGCAGTACGAGAAGGACATCGCGGCCGGCAAGTACGGCGTGTACGTGAAGGGCTGGATCCCGGACTACCCGGACCCGGACAACTTCACCTCGCCGTTCTTCGGCAAGGACAACGTGCTGTCCAACCACTACGTGAACAAGGCGATCACCGACGAGATCATCCCGTCGACGGCCGCCACGGAAGACCGCTCGGCCACCGAGGCCGACTTCGCCCGCCTCCAGGACCTCGTCGCCGCGGACCTGCCGCTCCTGCCGCTGTGGCAGGGCAAGCAGTACGCGGTGGCCCGCGAGGGCGTGGTCGGCCTGGAGTGGACCCTGGACCCGTCGACCGTGTTCCGGTTCTGGGAGATCAGCAAGAACTAG